Proteins co-encoded in one Medicago truncatula cultivar Jemalong A17 chromosome 8, MtrunA17r5.0-ANR, whole genome shotgun sequence genomic window:
- the LOC25501628 gene encoding uncharacterized protein, giving the protein MFRSMTTRRGLGNGRYERLGKESATTTLLHEEFKRSTSMPSRATNTSRKMTLGSTFGEINLKRNPTKKANSNSSKKSHPLLNFLDFRRKKKTTARPEFARYIEYLKEGGMWDLNSNKPVIYYK; this is encoded by the coding sequence ATGTTTAgatccatgacaactcggagaggCCTTGGAAATGGGAGGTATGAGAGATTAGGGAAAGAATCTGCAACCACAACACTCTTGCATGAGGAGTTCAAGAGAAGTACAAGCATGCCTTCTAGAGCAACCAATACTTCAAGAAAAATGACTCTAGGTTCAACTTTTGGGGaaataaacctaaaaagaaACCCTACAAAGAAGGCTAATAGTAATAGTAGCAAGAAGAGTCATCCACTTCTCAACTTCTTGGATTTTCgtaggaaaaagaaaacaacagcTAGACCTGAATTTGCAAGGTATATTGAGTATCTTAAGGAAGGAGGCATGTGGGATTTGAATTCCAATAAACCAGTTATCTATTACAAGTGA